Proteins from a genomic interval of Anas platyrhynchos isolate ZD024472 breed Pekin duck chromosome 4, IASCAAS_PekinDuck_T2T, whole genome shotgun sequence:
- the LOC101803302 gene encoding protein O-GlcNAcase isoform X5 — translation MEQRRLLFRWLERQELNCYMYAPKDELKHRLLWREPYTEHEAARMRSLIEAAQMHGVEFIFAISAGQDMVFSSAGDRLLLQQKLRQVAAMGCRAFALLFDDIDPCMCRADRNVFTSLAEAQASVANEVYQELGQPSIFLFCPTEYCSSLCSPSPGQSCYLLTLGRELLPGIGVIWTGPKVVSQELSAMLLEEVEGVLGRRPVIWDNLFANDYDCRRVFLGPYTGRAPGLMPRLCGLLLNPNCELQANFIPIHTLGSWFRSELGSCASPDHAGTETAAALGDSQGPWEGSYSPQEALELALLDWVAEINQQALETGGRALLHPSAGCEGGAGLQPGTAGWQEATPGPQTHGTAPGGADQCGPETYGGTPGEGRRKVTLVPKKDSGSRTPTRSQQSPPGDGDQLASGSGASCEPSSAPRSTGGNAKPAGAPGNGETFCSLETPTCCSSGADNSQSLLLDTSNARGGDGNLPQAPGSPQPGANGADVPQTLPGAGAGASPVSTTPLTDGAGASPVPTAPLTDGAGASPVPTAPLTDGAGASPVPTAPLTDGVDASPDPMALLTDGTSASPGPTAPLTPEEATSIHMALLAPEEVRSGCMTPRFLEEARSNSNDPLTMEEVRMLVELFYLPYHHGPQAQHLLEHLQWLRANSPSVGVPATAPNSCEGTQWRGRAQSFQLLCAQTCRLHSRFVCSAGQALLYDLHPYLWDIRNMLLAASAFILWLDGHLLCDPDPKGTWRSCFGWCQSITAPLFPREDAEPWARRGGLFGELQALLPVGNSCDLFYHPPPLFPSRQLYLLRPLLPQDKGELYRMCREGLDCDPSVAEVLVAHPDLLGDRLLGSFLHLSPEYTFVLEDEGGPCGYAAGALCAEGFLRERASSWLPAMRHKYPRELGAGGPALGQDALEEALLFFHAEPPAVPLPVLRRFPSLVQLGTAPRVLDVGASRSLAVCLLSALRANGELHVGGSGTTPSTQRNPITTPCPPRSWGQPSLGLPFLQSDPSSLAP, via the exons ATGGAACAGAGGAGACTGCTCTTTCGATG GCTGGAACGCCAGGAGCTGAACTGCTACATGTACGCACCCAAGGATGAGTTGAAGCACCGGCTGCTCTGGCGAGAGCCCTACACAGAGCATGAGGCAG CCCGGATGCGGTCTCTCATAGAAGCTGCCCAAATGCATGGCGTGGAGTTCATCTTCGCCATTTCTGCTGGCCAGGACATGGTGTTTTCAAGTGCTGGGGAtcggctcctgctgcagcaaaaACTCAGGCAG GTGGCTGCCATGGGGTGCCGTGCCTTCGCGCTGCTCTTTGATGACATCGACCCCTGCATGTGCCGAGCCGACAGAAATGTCTTCACCTCCCTGGCAGAGGCCCAAGCCTCTGTGGCCAACGAGGTATACCAGGAGCTGGGACAGCCCTCCATCTTCCTCTTCTGCCCCACAG AGTACTGCAGCTCACTCTGCTCTCCAAGCCCTGGCCAGTCCTGCTACCTGCTGACCCTTGGACgggagctgctcccagggaTTGGGGTCATCTGGACTG GCCCAAAGGTGGTGTCACAGGAACTCTCAGccatgctgctggaggaggtggagggcgTCCTGGGGCGCCGTCCCGTCATCTGGGACAATCTGTTCGCCAATGACTACGACTGCAGACGTGTCTTCTTGGGCCCCTACACGGGACGTGCCCCTGGCCTCATGCCTCGACTCTGTGGGCTGCTCCTTAACCCGAACTGTGAGCTCCAGGCCAATTTCATCCCCATCCACACGCTGGGCAGCTGGTTTCGGAGCGAGCTGGGGAGCTGTGCCTCCCCTGACCATGCAG GGACGGAgactgcagcagccctgggggacaGCCAGGGCCCATGGGAGGGGAGCTACAGCCCCCAAGAGGCCTTGGAGCTGGCACTGCTTGACTGGGTGGCTGAGATAAACCAGCAGGCCTTGGAGACAG GAGGAAGAGCTCTGTTGCACCCCAGCGCCGGCTGTGAGGGAGGAGCAGGACTGCAGCCAGGCACAGCGGGATGGCAGGAGGCCACGCCTGGCCCCCAGACCCATGGCACTGCTCCTGGTGGGGCAGACCAGTGTGGCCCTGAGACCTACGGTGGGACAccaggggagggaaggaggaaggtgACCTTGGTGCCTAAGAAGGACAGTGGGAGCAGGACCCCCACCCGCAGTCAGCAGAGCCCCCCAGGGGATGGGGACCAGCTCGCCTCAGGTAGCGGAGCAAGCTGCGAGCCCTCCTCTGCTCCACGCAGCACAGGGGGCAATGCCAAGCCTGCTGGAGCCCCTGGAAATGGTGAGACCTTCTGCAGCCTGGAGACCCCAACGTGCTGCAGCAGTGGGGCTGACAACAGCCAGAGCCTTCTCCTTGACACCAGCAATGCCAGGGGAGGGGATGGCAACCTCCCCCAGGCCCCTGGCAGTCCCCAGCCTGGGGCCAATGGGGCTGATGTGCCCCAGACActcccaggggctggggctggtgccagcccTGTATCCACAACACCACTCACCgatggggctggtgccagccctgtccccacagcaccacTCACCgatggggctggtgccagccctgtccccacagcaccacTCACCgatggggctggtgccagccctgtccccacggCACCGCTCACTGATGGGGTTGATGCTAGCCCTGACCCCATGGCATTGCTCACTGATGGGACCAGTGCCAGCCCTGGCCCCACTGCACCACTGACCCCAGAGGAGGCCACGTCCATCCACATGGCACTGCTGGCCCCAGAGGAGGTCAGGTCTGGCTGCATGACACCCAGGTTTCTGGAGGAGGCTAGGTCCAACTCAAATGACCCACTGACCATGGAAGAGGTGCGAATGCTGGTGGAGCTCTTCTACTTGCCCTACCATCATGGGCCACAGGCACAGCATCTCCTGGAGCACCTTCAGTGGCTCCGGGCCAACAGTCCCAGCGTGGGGGTCCCGGCCACAGCACCCAATTCTTGTGAG GGCACCCAGTGGCGTGGCCGAGCACAGTCCTTCCAGCTGCTCTGCGCCCAGACGTGCCGCCTGCACAGCCGCTTCGTCTGCAGCGCAGGGCAGGCGCTGCTCTATGACCTTCACCCCTACCTCTGGGACATCCGCAacatgctgctggctgccagtGCCTTCATCCTCTGGTTGG ACGGCCACCTGCTCTGTGACCCTGACCCCAAGGGCACCTGGAGAAGCTGCTTCGGCT GGTGCCAGAGCATCACTGCCCCACTCTTCCCCAGGGAAGATGCTGAGCCCTGGGCACGCCGCGGGGGCCTCTTTGGAGAGCTGCAG GCCCTGCTTCCCGTGGGGAACAGCTGTGACCTCTTTTATCACCCACCTCCGCTCTTTCCATCTCGCCAGCTGTATCTCCTGCGCCCGCTGCTGCCTCAGGACAAG GGAGAGCTTTACCGAATGTGCCGGGAGGGTCTGGACTGTGACCCCAGCGTTGCAGAGGTCCTCGTGGCCCACCCTGACCTTCTGGGTGACAG gctgctgggcagcttcCTGCACCTGAGCCCTGAGTACACGTTCGTGCTGGAGGACGAGGGCGGCCCGTGTGGCTACGCAGCCGGAGCGCTCTGTGCTGAAGGCTTCCTGCGAGAGcgagccagcagctggctgccgGCCATGCGGCACAAGTACCCCCGGGAGCTGGGTGCGGGCGgcccagccctgggacag GATGCCCTGGAGGAAGCACTGCTCTTCTTCCACGCAGAGCCACCGGCCGTGCCCCTGCCCGTGCTGCGGCGCTTCCCCTCCCTGGTGCAGCTGGGCACGGCCCCTCGGGTGCTGGACGTGGGGGCCAGCCGCAGCCTGGCTGTCTGCCTGCTGAGTGCGCTCAGAGCCAATGGTGAGCTCCATGTTGGTGGGTCTGGGACTACTCCATCAACACAGCGCAACCCCATCACgaccccctgcccaccccggAGCTGGGGGCAGCCATCTCTGGGGCTCCCGTTCCTGCAGTCTGACCCCAGCTCCCTGGCACCATGA
- the LOC101803302 gene encoding protein O-GlcNAcase isoform X1: MGTDWEKKLRAVLQRRAWGRKSQHEPAVHTCSPARQLHPELHQKRSGQQVKGGGCPPLLCPCEASLGVLRPGLRPQHRKNIDLLERVQRRATRMISGLEHLYYEERLRGLELFRLKKRKLWGHLIATIQYLKGAYKKDGEQLFAHSGFYGRPWSMEQRRLLFRWLERQELNCYMYAPKDELKHRLLWREPYTEHEAARMRSLIEAAQMHGVEFIFAISAGQDMVFSSAGDRLLLQQKLRQVAAMGCRAFALLFDDIDPCMCRADRNVFTSLAEAQASVANEVYQELGQPSIFLFCPTEYCSSLCSPSPGQSCYLLTLGRELLPGIGVIWTGPKVVSQELSAMLLEEVEGVLGRRPVIWDNLFANDYDCRRVFLGPYTGRAPGLMPRLCGLLLNPNCELQANFIPIHTLGSWFRSELGSCASPDHAGTETAAALGDSQGPWEGSYSPQEALELALLDWVAEINQQALETGGRALLHPSAGCEGGAGLQPGTAGWQEATPGPQTHGTAPGGADQCGPETYGGTPGEGRRKVTLVPKKDSGSRTPTRSQQSPPGDGDQLASGSGASCEPSSAPRSTGGNAKPAGAPGNGETFCSLETPTCCSSGADNSQSLLLDTSNARGGDGNLPQAPGSPQPGANGADVPQTLPGAGAGASPVSTTPLTDGAGASPVPTAPLTDGAGASPVPTAPLTDGAGASPVPTAPLTDGVDASPDPMALLTDGTSASPGPTAPLTPEEATSIHMALLAPEEVRSGCMTPRFLEEARSNSNDPLTMEEVRMLVELFYLPYHHGPQAQHLLEHLQWLRANSPSVGVPATAPNSCEGTQWRGRAQSFQLLCAQTCRLHSRFVCSAGQALLYDLHPYLWDIRNMLLAASAFILWLDGHLLCDPDPKGTWRSCFGWCQSITAPLFPREDAEPWARRGGLFGELQALLPVGNSCDLFYHPPPLFPSRQLYLLRPLLPQDKGELYRMCREGLDCDPSVAEVLVAHPDLLGDRLLGSFLHLSPEYTFVLEDEGGPCGYAAGALCAEGFLRERASSWLPAMRHKYPRELGAGGPALGQDALEEALLFFHAEPPAVPLPVLRRFPSLVQLGTAPRVLDVGASRSLAVCLLSALRANGELHVGGSGTTPSTQRNPITTPCPPRSWGQPSLGLPFLQSDPSSLAP, encoded by the exons ATgggtacagactgggagaagaaattgagagcagtcctgcagagaaggGCTTGGGGACGAAAatctcaacatgagccagcagtgcacactTGCAGCCCAGCAAGGCAACTACATCCagagctgcatcaaaagaggagtggccagcaggtcaagggaggtggttgtccccctctgctttgcccttgtgaggcctcacTTGGAGTGCTGCGTCCAGGTCTGAGGCCCCAGCACAGGAAGAACATTGATCTGTTAGaacgggtccagaggagggccacaaggatgatcagcgggctggagcacctctactatgaagaaaggctgagagggctggagctgttcaggctaaagaagagaaagctctggggtCACCTTATTGCAACTATTCAATACTTGAAGGGGGcgtataaaaaagatggagagcaactttttgctcattcAG GTTTCTATGGGAGACCATGGTCTATGGAACAGAGGAGACTGCTCTTTCGATG GCTGGAACGCCAGGAGCTGAACTGCTACATGTACGCACCCAAGGATGAGTTGAAGCACCGGCTGCTCTGGCGAGAGCCCTACACAGAGCATGAGGCAG CCCGGATGCGGTCTCTCATAGAAGCTGCCCAAATGCATGGCGTGGAGTTCATCTTCGCCATTTCTGCTGGCCAGGACATGGTGTTTTCAAGTGCTGGGGAtcggctcctgctgcagcaaaaACTCAGGCAG GTGGCTGCCATGGGGTGCCGTGCCTTCGCGCTGCTCTTTGATGACATCGACCCCTGCATGTGCCGAGCCGACAGAAATGTCTTCACCTCCCTGGCAGAGGCCCAAGCCTCTGTGGCCAACGAGGTATACCAGGAGCTGGGACAGCCCTCCATCTTCCTCTTCTGCCCCACAG AGTACTGCAGCTCACTCTGCTCTCCAAGCCCTGGCCAGTCCTGCTACCTGCTGACCCTTGGACgggagctgctcccagggaTTGGGGTCATCTGGACTG GCCCAAAGGTGGTGTCACAGGAACTCTCAGccatgctgctggaggaggtggagggcgTCCTGGGGCGCCGTCCCGTCATCTGGGACAATCTGTTCGCCAATGACTACGACTGCAGACGTGTCTTCTTGGGCCCCTACACGGGACGTGCCCCTGGCCTCATGCCTCGACTCTGTGGGCTGCTCCTTAACCCGAACTGTGAGCTCCAGGCCAATTTCATCCCCATCCACACGCTGGGCAGCTGGTTTCGGAGCGAGCTGGGGAGCTGTGCCTCCCCTGACCATGCAG GGACGGAgactgcagcagccctgggggacaGCCAGGGCCCATGGGAGGGGAGCTACAGCCCCCAAGAGGCCTTGGAGCTGGCACTGCTTGACTGGGTGGCTGAGATAAACCAGCAGGCCTTGGAGACAG GAGGAAGAGCTCTGTTGCACCCCAGCGCCGGCTGTGAGGGAGGAGCAGGACTGCAGCCAGGCACAGCGGGATGGCAGGAGGCCACGCCTGGCCCCCAGACCCATGGCACTGCTCCTGGTGGGGCAGACCAGTGTGGCCCTGAGACCTACGGTGGGACAccaggggagggaaggaggaaggtgACCTTGGTGCCTAAGAAGGACAGTGGGAGCAGGACCCCCACCCGCAGTCAGCAGAGCCCCCCAGGGGATGGGGACCAGCTCGCCTCAGGTAGCGGAGCAAGCTGCGAGCCCTCCTCTGCTCCACGCAGCACAGGGGGCAATGCCAAGCCTGCTGGAGCCCCTGGAAATGGTGAGACCTTCTGCAGCCTGGAGACCCCAACGTGCTGCAGCAGTGGGGCTGACAACAGCCAGAGCCTTCTCCTTGACACCAGCAATGCCAGGGGAGGGGATGGCAACCTCCCCCAGGCCCCTGGCAGTCCCCAGCCTGGGGCCAATGGGGCTGATGTGCCCCAGACActcccaggggctggggctggtgccagcccTGTATCCACAACACCACTCACCgatggggctggtgccagccctgtccccacagcaccacTCACCgatggggctggtgccagccctgtccccacagcaccacTCACCgatggggctggtgccagccctgtccccacggCACCGCTCACTGATGGGGTTGATGCTAGCCCTGACCCCATGGCATTGCTCACTGATGGGACCAGTGCCAGCCCTGGCCCCACTGCACCACTGACCCCAGAGGAGGCCACGTCCATCCACATGGCACTGCTGGCCCCAGAGGAGGTCAGGTCTGGCTGCATGACACCCAGGTTTCTGGAGGAGGCTAGGTCCAACTCAAATGACCCACTGACCATGGAAGAGGTGCGAATGCTGGTGGAGCTCTTCTACTTGCCCTACCATCATGGGCCACAGGCACAGCATCTCCTGGAGCACCTTCAGTGGCTCCGGGCCAACAGTCCCAGCGTGGGGGTCCCGGCCACAGCACCCAATTCTTGTGAG GGCACCCAGTGGCGTGGCCGAGCACAGTCCTTCCAGCTGCTCTGCGCCCAGACGTGCCGCCTGCACAGCCGCTTCGTCTGCAGCGCAGGGCAGGCGCTGCTCTATGACCTTCACCCCTACCTCTGGGACATCCGCAacatgctgctggctgccagtGCCTTCATCCTCTGGTTGG ACGGCCACCTGCTCTGTGACCCTGACCCCAAGGGCACCTGGAGAAGCTGCTTCGGCT GGTGCCAGAGCATCACTGCCCCACTCTTCCCCAGGGAAGATGCTGAGCCCTGGGCACGCCGCGGGGGCCTCTTTGGAGAGCTGCAG GCCCTGCTTCCCGTGGGGAACAGCTGTGACCTCTTTTATCACCCACCTCCGCTCTTTCCATCTCGCCAGCTGTATCTCCTGCGCCCGCTGCTGCCTCAGGACAAG GGAGAGCTTTACCGAATGTGCCGGGAGGGTCTGGACTGTGACCCCAGCGTTGCAGAGGTCCTCGTGGCCCACCCTGACCTTCTGGGTGACAG gctgctgggcagcttcCTGCACCTGAGCCCTGAGTACACGTTCGTGCTGGAGGACGAGGGCGGCCCGTGTGGCTACGCAGCCGGAGCGCTCTGTGCTGAAGGCTTCCTGCGAGAGcgagccagcagctggctgccgGCCATGCGGCACAAGTACCCCCGGGAGCTGGGTGCGGGCGgcccagccctgggacag GATGCCCTGGAGGAAGCACTGCTCTTCTTCCACGCAGAGCCACCGGCCGTGCCCCTGCCCGTGCTGCGGCGCTTCCCCTCCCTGGTGCAGCTGGGCACGGCCCCTCGGGTGCTGGACGTGGGGGCCAGCCGCAGCCTGGCTGTCTGCCTGCTGAGTGCGCTCAGAGCCAATGGTGAGCTCCATGTTGGTGGGTCTGGGACTACTCCATCAACACAGCGCAACCCCATCACgaccccctgcccaccccggAGCTGGGGGCAGCCATCTCTGGGGCTCCCGTTCCTGCAGTCTGACCCCAGCTCCCTGGCACCATGA
- the LOC101803302 gene encoding protein O-GlcNAcase isoform X7 yields the protein MRSLIEAAQMHGVEFIFAISAGQDMVFSSAGDRLLLQQKLRQVAAMGCRAFALLFDDIDPCMCRADRNVFTSLAEAQASVANEVYQELGQPSIFLFCPTEYCSSLCSPSPGQSCYLLTLGRELLPGIGVIWTGPKVVSQELSAMLLEEVEGVLGRRPVIWDNLFANDYDCRRVFLGPYTGRAPGLMPRLCGLLLNPNCELQANFIPIHTLGSWFRSELGSCASPDHAGTETAAALGDSQGPWEGSYSPQEALELALLDWVAEINQQALETGGRALLHPSAGCEGGAGLQPGTAGWQEATPGPQTHGTAPGGADQCGPETYGGTPGEGRRKVTLVPKKDSGSRTPTRSQQSPPGDGDQLASGSGASCEPSSAPRSTGGNAKPAGAPGNGETFCSLETPTCCSSGADNSQSLLLDTSNARGGDGNLPQAPGSPQPGANGADVPQTLPGAGAGASPVSTTPLTDGAGASPVPTAPLTDGAGASPVPTAPLTDGAGASPVPTAPLTDGVDASPDPMALLTDGTSASPGPTAPLTPEEATSIHMALLAPEEVRSGCMTPRFLEEARSNSNDPLTMEEVRMLVELFYLPYHHGPQAQHLLEHLQWLRANSPSVGVPATAPNSCEGTQWRGRAQSFQLLCAQTCRLHSRFVCSAGQALLYDLHPYLWDIRNMLLAASAFILWLDGHLLCDPDPKGTWRSCFGWCQSITAPLFPREDAEPWARRGGLFGELQALLPVGNSCDLFYHPPPLFPSRQLYLLRPLLPQDKGELYRMCREGLDCDPSVAEVLVAHPDLLGDRLLGSFLHLSPEYTFVLEDEGGPCGYAAGALCAEGFLRERASSWLPAMRHKYPRELGAGGPALGQDALEEALLFFHAEPPAVPLPVLRRFPSLVQLGTAPRVLDVGASRSLAVCLLSALRANGELHVGGSGTTPSTQRNPITTPCPPRSWGQPSLGLPFLQSDPSSLAP from the exons ATGCGGTCTCTCATAGAAGCTGCCCAAATGCATGGCGTGGAGTTCATCTTCGCCATTTCTGCTGGCCAGGACATGGTGTTTTCAAGTGCTGGGGAtcggctcctgctgcagcaaaaACTCAGGCAG GTGGCTGCCATGGGGTGCCGTGCCTTCGCGCTGCTCTTTGATGACATCGACCCCTGCATGTGCCGAGCCGACAGAAATGTCTTCACCTCCCTGGCAGAGGCCCAAGCCTCTGTGGCCAACGAGGTATACCAGGAGCTGGGACAGCCCTCCATCTTCCTCTTCTGCCCCACAG AGTACTGCAGCTCACTCTGCTCTCCAAGCCCTGGCCAGTCCTGCTACCTGCTGACCCTTGGACgggagctgctcccagggaTTGGGGTCATCTGGACTG GCCCAAAGGTGGTGTCACAGGAACTCTCAGccatgctgctggaggaggtggagggcgTCCTGGGGCGCCGTCCCGTCATCTGGGACAATCTGTTCGCCAATGACTACGACTGCAGACGTGTCTTCTTGGGCCCCTACACGGGACGTGCCCCTGGCCTCATGCCTCGACTCTGTGGGCTGCTCCTTAACCCGAACTGTGAGCTCCAGGCCAATTTCATCCCCATCCACACGCTGGGCAGCTGGTTTCGGAGCGAGCTGGGGAGCTGTGCCTCCCCTGACCATGCAG GGACGGAgactgcagcagccctgggggacaGCCAGGGCCCATGGGAGGGGAGCTACAGCCCCCAAGAGGCCTTGGAGCTGGCACTGCTTGACTGGGTGGCTGAGATAAACCAGCAGGCCTTGGAGACAG GAGGAAGAGCTCTGTTGCACCCCAGCGCCGGCTGTGAGGGAGGAGCAGGACTGCAGCCAGGCACAGCGGGATGGCAGGAGGCCACGCCTGGCCCCCAGACCCATGGCACTGCTCCTGGTGGGGCAGACCAGTGTGGCCCTGAGACCTACGGTGGGACAccaggggagggaaggaggaaggtgACCTTGGTGCCTAAGAAGGACAGTGGGAGCAGGACCCCCACCCGCAGTCAGCAGAGCCCCCCAGGGGATGGGGACCAGCTCGCCTCAGGTAGCGGAGCAAGCTGCGAGCCCTCCTCTGCTCCACGCAGCACAGGGGGCAATGCCAAGCCTGCTGGAGCCCCTGGAAATGGTGAGACCTTCTGCAGCCTGGAGACCCCAACGTGCTGCAGCAGTGGGGCTGACAACAGCCAGAGCCTTCTCCTTGACACCAGCAATGCCAGGGGAGGGGATGGCAACCTCCCCCAGGCCCCTGGCAGTCCCCAGCCTGGGGCCAATGGGGCTGATGTGCCCCAGACActcccaggggctggggctggtgccagcccTGTATCCACAACACCACTCACCgatggggctggtgccagccctgtccccacagcaccacTCACCgatggggctggtgccagccctgtccccacagcaccacTCACCgatggggctggtgccagccctgtccccacggCACCGCTCACTGATGGGGTTGATGCTAGCCCTGACCCCATGGCATTGCTCACTGATGGGACCAGTGCCAGCCCTGGCCCCACTGCACCACTGACCCCAGAGGAGGCCACGTCCATCCACATGGCACTGCTGGCCCCAGAGGAGGTCAGGTCTGGCTGCATGACACCCAGGTTTCTGGAGGAGGCTAGGTCCAACTCAAATGACCCACTGACCATGGAAGAGGTGCGAATGCTGGTGGAGCTCTTCTACTTGCCCTACCATCATGGGCCACAGGCACAGCATCTCCTGGAGCACCTTCAGTGGCTCCGGGCCAACAGTCCCAGCGTGGGGGTCCCGGCCACAGCACCCAATTCTTGTGAG GGCACCCAGTGGCGTGGCCGAGCACAGTCCTTCCAGCTGCTCTGCGCCCAGACGTGCCGCCTGCACAGCCGCTTCGTCTGCAGCGCAGGGCAGGCGCTGCTCTATGACCTTCACCCCTACCTCTGGGACATCCGCAacatgctgctggctgccagtGCCTTCATCCTCTGGTTGG ACGGCCACCTGCTCTGTGACCCTGACCCCAAGGGCACCTGGAGAAGCTGCTTCGGCT GGTGCCAGAGCATCACTGCCCCACTCTTCCCCAGGGAAGATGCTGAGCCCTGGGCACGCCGCGGGGGCCTCTTTGGAGAGCTGCAG GCCCTGCTTCCCGTGGGGAACAGCTGTGACCTCTTTTATCACCCACCTCCGCTCTTTCCATCTCGCCAGCTGTATCTCCTGCGCCCGCTGCTGCCTCAGGACAAG GGAGAGCTTTACCGAATGTGCCGGGAGGGTCTGGACTGTGACCCCAGCGTTGCAGAGGTCCTCGTGGCCCACCCTGACCTTCTGGGTGACAG gctgctgggcagcttcCTGCACCTGAGCCCTGAGTACACGTTCGTGCTGGAGGACGAGGGCGGCCCGTGTGGCTACGCAGCCGGAGCGCTCTGTGCTGAAGGCTTCCTGCGAGAGcgagccagcagctggctgccgGCCATGCGGCACAAGTACCCCCGGGAGCTGGGTGCGGGCGgcccagccctgggacag GATGCCCTGGAGGAAGCACTGCTCTTCTTCCACGCAGAGCCACCGGCCGTGCCCCTGCCCGTGCTGCGGCGCTTCCCCTCCCTGGTGCAGCTGGGCACGGCCCCTCGGGTGCTGGACGTGGGGGCCAGCCGCAGCCTGGCTGTCTGCCTGCTGAGTGCGCTCAGAGCCAATGGTGAGCTCCATGTTGGTGGGTCTGGGACTACTCCATCAACACAGCGCAACCCCATCACgaccccctgcccaccccggAGCTGGGGGCAGCCATCTCTGGGGCTCCCGTTCCTGCAGTCTGACCCCAGCTCCCTGGCACCATGA